The following coding sequences are from one Ornithodoros turicata isolate Travis chromosome 1, ASM3712646v1, whole genome shotgun sequence window:
- the LOC135373976 gene encoding uncharacterized protein LOC135373976: MIRRESEAGTLGDYLLMFVCLVAAIGLAVAIRYSWMSDAYTVDESGDNWEEYGEGNEAHGDQSHDPSPDTVYSPATQRMLTTTDTISNFTTSGNDTTLTITRVVTTITVTVTTITSGITLTTTTTTTSTTTDHSVTLLRTPAVPRTPLDWKILSSVLSSEDLCKFSFYQSYVAKAFDLEPLIADIRKAQRQTTCEHTGTCLGMSATSIAAATKEKLMHGFWHTNVCHSFDGRHNATNGIIEAPSIDLPSITPLELFL, encoded by the exons ATGATTCGCAGAGAATCTGAAGCGGGCACCCTTGGAGACTACCTTCTCATGTTTGTCTGTCTCGTTGCTGCAATCGGGCTCG CCGTGGCAATCCGATACTCATGGATGAGTGACGCCTACACGGTGGACGAGAGTGGTGACAACTGGGAAGAATATGGAGAAGGCAACGAAGCACACGGGGATCAATCGCATGATCCATCGCCCGACACTGTATACTCACCGGCAACACAGCGTATGCTTACGACGACGGACACAATCAGCAACTTCACCACTTCTGGAAACGACACTACGTTGACCATCACCAGGGTCGTGACAACAATAACCGTAACGGTTACAACGATAACGTCTGGAATAACTCTCACAACCACCACGACGACGACCAGCACAACAACGGACCACTCGGTGACGTTACTACGTACTCCCG CCGTTCCGCGAACCCCTCTGGACTGGAAAATCCTTTCATCAGTTCTCTCTTCGGAAGATCTCTGCAAGTTCTCCTTCTACCAGAGCTATGTAGCCAAGGCTTTTGACTTGGAACCCCTCATTGCTGATATTAGGAAAGCGCAAAGGCAGACAACATGTGAACACACTGGAAC GTGCCTTGGGATGTCCGCTACATCCATCGCTGCAGCTACCAAAGAGAAATTGATGCACGGCTTCTGGCATACGAATGTCTGCCATTCCTTTGACGGACGCCACAACGCGACCAATGGTATCATCGAAGCCCCGTCAATTGACTTGCCGTCCATTACGCCTTTAGAGTTGTTTTTATAA